The nucleotide sequence GCATTCCAGATCAGGTCGTTCGCGGCCCGATCGCCGTCGAGATAGACCTCGACGCTATCGTTGAAGTGCGGCCAATCCGACGTGGGGTCGATGTCGAGGGCCGAATCGAAGACCCGGACTCCCAGGAAGAGCGATCTGTCCGAATAGGCGGCCATGACCGACGCGCTCAGGTCGTCTCGCGTCCTCGGGCTCGCGTCGAGCCATCGGACCATGCGGCCGGGGTTCGCGTTCGTCTCCACGGTCCATTCGACCGCCGGGCCGTACTCCCCGGGGCGGATCATCCCATCGGCCACGGGCGACTCCGCCCGATACGGCGCCTCGATGGTCAACGGAACTGCCGGCGGCCTGGACGTTCCTCCCGGGCCGGGAGACTGCCCGAACCGGCGGCGCAGGATCGAGGCGCGGATGAGTTGCTGTTCGCTCGGGCCGGGCCAGGAGGCGCTCGCGGATTCCTCCCGGTCGGCGGCGTCCGCGAACACCTCGTCGAGGATCTCGACGGCGGGCTCCCAATGGCCATGGAGGTGGAGGAGGGACGCGAGGTCATTCCAGGAGCGTCGGGCCTCAGGGCCGGGCGGCCCCAGCCGCTCGTCGACGAACGCCCGGGCTTCCTCGACCTTGCCCTGCCCGATGCAATGCGTGAGGAATTCCAGCGTCGCGACCTGGACCCGCCAATCTCCCGGGGTGTACATGTTCATGCTCGCTTCGACGAGCGATTCGAGCAGCGCCTCCCGCTCCGGCTGCCTGTCCAGCTCGCCCAGCAACTCTGCGATGTCCAGGGTCGCGTAGAAGGTCTCTGGGTCGTCCGGCCCCAGGGTGCGGCGACGGTCGTCGACGAGACGACGGGTGAGGGCCAGGGCTCCTTCGAGATCGCCGCGATCGCGTCGCATCCGGGCGAGGAACGCCGTCCATTCCAGGCCCCTCCGAGGATCGGGCCCCGGCTCCGCCAGGACTCGACCCCGGGTCGATTCGGCGAGTGCGAGGGCCTCGTCGGCCCGGTCGTGGTGGTCCAGGAAGGAGACGAGCCGGCGGATGGCCTCGAGCGTCGTCGGATCGGCGAGGCCGAGGGTCGCCTCGCAATCCGCCTCGACCCGATCGAGCAGGCCGATCGCCTCGTCCTCCTCTCCATCCTCGGCCATCACCCGGGCGAGGCGGTCGGCCGCGCGGACCGTCTCGGGGCGGCCCGGGCCGATGGCTTGCTCGGCCTCGAATGCCTCACCGAGCAGCTGGCGATGGCAAGCGGCGTCTCCGCGGAGCCGGGCGATGCTCGCGAGGGCGTCCAGCGTGGCGACCGTGTCGCGATCCCCCGGCCCGTAGCGGCTTCGCAGTCCGGGGAGGAGTTGTTCGAAGAACGCCTGCGCCTCGTCCAGTTCGCCCCGGCCGAGGTGATGCCTGGCGAGCATGCCCGTCCAGTGGAGGCATTCCGGGCTCCCCGGGCCGGCCTCGTGGCGGGCACGAGCGACCTGCTCTCCCAGGAATTCGCGCCTCGCCTCGTCGTCCAGGCAGATTCCCAGGTATTTATCGACGATCCGCCGGCTGGGCTCAGGCTCGTAGCCGAGGAGGCGGAGGGCTAACGAGACCGCCTCGCCGTACACCGCCGCGGCCTCCTCGCCCCGGCCCTGACGAGCCAGCGAGTCGCCCAGGTCTTCGAGCGCGGTCTCCATGTGCGGGTGGTTGGGTCGCGTCCGCCGATAGGCCGCGATCACCGTCTCGAACAGGGGCATCGCCTCCTGATGGTTCCCGAGCCAGGCGAGCGCCTTCGCCAGCGATTCCATCGAGACCAGTGTGCTCGGGTCCTCCGGTCCGAGCGTCCGCTGCTTGATTTCCAGGGCCTCCGCGTGCAGGTCCTTCATCCGGTCGAACCGACGCAGCACGAAGTACAAATCGGCGAGCACATCCATCCCGTACAGCGTCACCTCGTCCTCGTCGCCCAGGATCCGACGGCTGAGCGCGAGGAGCTCCTCGCAGGACCCGACGGCCGTCGCGATCCGGCCCGTGACCTTGTAAATCCAAGCGAGGTAGAACGACGAGGAGATCGTCGAGGCGTGCTCGACGCCGAGGAATTCCCTCCGCAACGCGACGGCCCGGGTCATGTGGGCCTCGGCCTCGGCGTAGCGCCCGAGACTGGCGTACGTGACCCCGAGGGTGTGGCGGATCGACGCCTCGATGAGCGGCTGGTCGGCGAACTGCTCGCCGACCCGATCGGCGGCCCGTTCGAGGACGTCGGCGACCGTGACCTCCTCGCCCTGGTTCTGCTCCGGGGCCGCGGAGGCGAGCATCTCGATGACGAGGAAGTCGACCACCGCCTGGGCCTCGGTCGCCCGGTGATCGGCGAGCGAGCGGGCCAGCTCGGCCTCTGCGGCGTCGCGATCGGCTCGGCGACCGGCCTCCACGGCGGCCAGCCGGGCCCGCGTCTCCGAGGACGCCAGCCGGTTGAAGTGGTAGGCCGCGATCGCCGAGCCGATCGCCCCGACGGTCAACAGCAAAGCTGCGACCAGGACCGTGGCCAGGGCCGCCCGATGCCGGTGGGCGAACTTGCCGAACTGGTACAGCGCCGACGGGGGACACGCCTCGACCGCCTCGCCGTCCAGGTGGCGGCGCACGTCGTCCGCCAGGGCCCCGGCCGACTCGTACCGCCGCCGACGATCCTTTTCCAGGGCCTTCATCACGATCCAGTCCAGCTCGCCGCGCACCGCCTGGCACCGCCGACGGAGTTCGGTCTGGCGGACGGCCGGGGCCGTCGGGGAGGTGGTGGCACCCTGCGTGCTCAGCCGCGTGCTGGGCGTCGGAGGCTCGTGCTCGCGGATGATCCGGCGAAGGTCGACAAGCGGCGCCGTACGCAGCGTCTCGCGGTCGAACGGGGTGGTCCCGGTCAGCAGCTCGTAGAGCAGCACGCCGAGGCTGTAGACGTCGCTGCGCGTGTCGACGTCCACCCCCGAGAGCTCCGCCTGCTCGGGGCTCATGTACAGCGGCGTGCCCACGAACTCGTGGAAGCCGGTGAAGAGGGTCCGGTCGGTCAGCGTCTCGCCGGTCGCCTTGGCGATGCCGAAGTCGATGACCTTGGGCAGCGCGACGCCGTCGACCACGGTGACGAGGATGTTCGACGGCTTCAGGTCGCGGTGGATCACCCCCTTCAGGTGCGCGTGCTGCACCGCCCGGCAAACCTGAATGAACAGCTCCAGCCGGTCGTCCAGCGACAGCCGGTGCCGCTCGCAATAGTCGGTGATCGGGAGCCCCTTGACCAGTTCCATCACGAAGTAGGGCCGCCCCGACTCGGTGGTCCCCGCGTCATGGACCCTGGCGATGTTGGGATGGTCCATCAGGGCCAGGGCCTGGCGCTCGGCCTCGAAGCGCGCGACCACCTGCTTGCTGTCCATCCCCGGCTTGATCACCTTCAGGGCGACCCGTCGCCGGACGGGCTCGCGCTGCTCGGCCATGAAGACGGTGCCCATGCCACCCTCGCCGATGGCCTCGAGCAGCGTGTAGTGGCCGATCCTGGAGCCCGGGGCCTCGCACAAGGTCCGGTCGCCCGACGGCCCGTAGTCAGTCGGGTCCAGTGCGGGCACCTCGAGGAAGTCATCACCCTCGATGTGAGCACCAAGCAGTCCCTCGACGCGATCCCGCAGCGCCCGGTCGGCTCCGCAGACGCGGTCTAGATAGGCTGCACGCTCCTCCGCCGAGGTCAGCTCGAGGGCCTCGCTGAAGATCTCCAACAGCCTCGGAGCCGGTCCGGGGGCGTGCATCGTCGACCTCCTCGCCATGGGATTCTGCCCATCAGTGCCCCGTCTGCGCCCGAAATGGGACAAGGCATCCAGGGATTATTCTCCCGGGTCATCAACCAGTCGGTCCCTCGGCCTCGCCCAGGGCACGTCGCAGCCAGGCGCGAGCAAATGCCCAGTATCGGTTGGCTGTCCGACGCGTCACGCCGAGGGCGGCGGCCGCCTCCTCCTGGGTCAGTCCGGCGAAGAAGCGGAGCTTGACCAGCTCGGCGCAGTCGGGCTCCTCGCGGGCGAGCCCCTCGAGGGCCTCATCAAGGGCGAGGATGTCCAGGATCTTGGTCTCATCGGCGACCAGGGACTCTTCAAACTCGATCCGATCCCGATCTCCCCCTCGCTTCAACCGCTGCTTGTCCCGGGCACGGTTGACCAAAACACGGCGCATGGCCTCGGCCGCGGCGGCGAAGAAGTGGCCGCGGCTGTTCCAGCCGGAGTCTTGGTCGCCGACGAGGCGCACATAGGCCTCGTGGACGAGGGCCGTGGCCTGGAGGGTCTGGCCGGGCCGCTCCCGGGCCAGACGCTGGACCGCGAGTCGACGCAACTCGTCATAGACGAGCGGCAGGAGTTGCTCGGCCGCCTTCGGATCACCCGAATCGATCGCCGAAAGGACACGCGTCACATCGTTCATGGTCCGTGGCCTCCAGGACCGGCCCCGGCGGCCAAGGCATTCCCTTCAGATCAGATGGGGCTCATCCCTGCCGACGACCGCGCCGCCATGGAGCAGGTCTGGTCTCCAATTTAACCCGGTTTCCTATCGAGGACGACGCTCACGTCGAAACAAACCGAGCTCTCGATCTCCATTCGCGTTCCGTCCCAAGGTGCAGCCAATCTCTGCTGAGAGTTCGATCTTACGTGCCACTGGCTCCAATAACCCGGGAAAACGGTCCGTCCACGTCACTGCGATGAGATTTGCAAACGCTGGAACGCGAGAGGAATGCGTCTTCCGGAACCGATCGCGCGGCAATAACCGCCCCTCGAGTTGGAATCCGGCCTGTCTTCTGCCCTCAACGAGAGGCGATCGCCGTGCCCTCACGGCGGCCCCCAAGTGGTCCGAACCCGGGGGCACAGCTCACCGAACTCGACCTTCGATTGCTGCCGGTCGACTCCCCCTCGTGGATGCCTGAGCCTGAAAAATGCCGACGCATTCTCGTGATCAGCCAGTATTGTG is from Tautonia marina and encodes:
- a CDS encoding protein kinase domain-containing protein; the protein is MHAPGPAPRLLEIFSEALELTSAEERAAYLDRVCGADRALRDRVEGLLGAHIEGDDFLEVPALDPTDYGPSGDRTLCEAPGSRIGHYTLLEAIGEGGMGTVFMAEQREPVRRRVALKVIKPGMDSKQVVARFEAERQALALMDHPNIARVHDAGTTESGRPYFVMELVKGLPITDYCERHRLSLDDRLELFIQVCRAVQHAHLKGVIHRDLKPSNILVTVVDGVALPKVIDFGIAKATGETLTDRTLFTGFHEFVGTPLYMSPEQAELSGVDVDTRSDVYSLGVLLYELLTGTTPFDRETLRTAPLVDLRRIIREHEPPTPSTRLSTQGATTSPTAPAVRQTELRRRCQAVRGELDWIVMKALEKDRRRRYESAGALADDVRRHLDGEAVEACPPSALYQFGKFAHRHRAALATVLVAALLLTVGAIGSAIAAYHFNRLASSETRARLAAVEAGRRADRDAAEAELARSLADHRATEAQAVVDFLVIEMLASAAPEQNQGEEVTVADVLERAADRVGEQFADQPLIEASIRHTLGVTYASLGRYAEAEAHMTRAVALRREFLGVEHASTISSSFYLAWIYKVTGRIATAVGSCEELLALSRRILGDEDEVTLYGMDVLADLYFVLRRFDRMKDLHAEALEIKQRTLGPEDPSTLVSMESLAKALAWLGNHQEAMPLFETVIAAYRRTRPNHPHMETALEDLGDSLARQGRGEEAAAVYGEAVSLALRLLGYEPEPSRRIVDKYLGICLDDEARREFLGEQVARARHEAGPGSPECLHWTGMLARHHLGRGELDEAQAFFEQLLPGLRSRYGPGDRDTVATLDALASIARLRGDAACHRQLLGEAFEAEQAIGPGRPETVRAADRLARVMAEDGEEDEAIGLLDRVEADCEATLGLADPTTLEAIRRLVSFLDHHDRADEALALAESTRGRVLAEPGPDPRRGLEWTAFLARMRRDRGDLEGALALTRRLVDDRRRTLGPDDPETFYATLDIAELLGELDRQPEREALLESLVEASMNMYTPGDWRVQVATLEFLTHCIGQGKVEEARAFVDERLGPPGPEARRSWNDLASLLHLHGHWEPAVEILDEVFADAADREESASASWPGPSEQQLIRASILRRRFGQSPGPGGTSRPPAVPLTIEAPYRAESPVADGMIRPGEYGPAVEWTVETNANPGRMVRWLDASPRTRDDLSASVMAAYSDRSLFLGVRVFDSALDIDPTSDWPHFNDSVEVYLDGDRAANDLIWNAPAFGTREGFRIASDPAGNRLTTSRLLTNDDWNCRAVLTGDGYVIEFEIPLEMIDTRDGPGFEPAGPGAFLLMNLAINDNDQPVDANQSQAVLWADDPSVSPYTGGEDTWPVGLHLMP
- a CDS encoding sigma-70 family RNA polymerase sigma factor; this translates as MNDVTRVLSAIDSGDPKAAEQLLPLVYDELRRLAVQRLARERPGQTLQATALVHEAYVRLVGDQDSGWNSRGHFFAAAAEAMRRVLVNRARDKQRLKRGGDRDRIEFEESLVADETKILDILALDEALEGLAREEPDCAELVKLRFFAGLTQEEAAAALGVTRRTANRYWAFARAWLRRALGEAEGPTG